A portion of the Cryptomeria japonica chromosome 5, Sugi_1.0, whole genome shotgun sequence genome contains these proteins:
- the LOC131028773 gene encoding ankyrin repeat-containing protein At5g02620 yields MNNEVFQAAKNGDNKAIRNLYDSNRRELKKVTFEGNTALHIAAREGHSELVEWILQNVKGLSGARNSDLNTPLHEAAKRGNQKIIRTLLHDNNCAAAKRNQFGESALLIASEHGHEEAVKLLVKATPVYIILWPRENHQTCLHVAAYGGHLGIVKLILERPSFCNILQLIMIIPDIHGAIPLHSAVHGGNANIVSEIANKNLSWRFCMNWFDKSLMTKKDKFGRCAVHLAAIMGDQEIMDKFLLEMPYCTEIRSSDLKTALHFAVEHNQFGIVKKLLPQDKTEEMAELLRYDRDISGNTLLHLAIINGGDPELVEYLLPFVNVKAINNEGFRAIDKAAPATFTKITGILKEVGGSRSFIENSRPLNSMEFKQESTIAEKLLDVDTLVASLIATVTFAAIFTVPGGIDEDDSGTAPTPSAAAPTHTGVARMVLQTLFKVFLFSDSLAMFSSLSVVIAWLFRERLQTKLFADHSLLPKLSVLSLGTSIISTGLAFLSATILVTIPRNSKKMNDHYEYELLLWGEILTAFSAPALSLILLSILWAIEYNFKATVEIQARLKKQIKETLIYIIPPLAIVLGIIIGYGYNYFSTS; encoded by the exons ATGAATAATGAAGTTTTTCAAGCTGCCAAAAATGGCGATAACAAGGCAATTAGGAATCTCTATGACTCTAACCGTCGAGAACTGAAGAAAGTTACTTTTGAAGGAAATACTGCCCTGCACATCGCTGCGAGGGAAGGCCATTCGGAGCTGGTTGAATGGATTCTTCAAAATGTGAAAGGCCTCTCTGGAGCTCGCAATTCTGATCTCAATACGCCGCTGCACGAAGCTGCTAAGCGGGGAAATCAGAAGATAATTCGTACTCTTCTCCATGACAACAATTGCGCAGCCGCTAAACGCAATCAGTTTGGAGAGTCAGCTCTGTTGATAGCTtcagaacatggtcatgaggaagcGGTGAAGCTTTTGGTTAAAGCCACGCCGGTATACATAATCCTCTGGCCAAGGGAAAACCACCAAACTTGCCTTCACGTTGCTGCTTATGGAGGGCATTTAG GGATAGTAAAGTTGATACTTGAGAGGCCTAGTTTCTGCAACATTTTGCAGCTCATTATGATTATTCCTGATATCCATGGTGCCATTCCATTGCATTCTGCTGTTCATGGGGGGAATGCAAATATTGTGagtgaaattgcaaacaaaaatcTGAGTTGGAGATTTTGTATGAATTGGTTTGACAAGAGCTTAATGACAAAGAAGGATAAGTTTGGAAGGTGTGCAGTACATTTAGCAGCAATCATGGGTGATCAAGAGATAATGGATAAATTCCTGTTAGAAATGCCATATTGTACTGAAATTCGTAGTTCAGATCTTAAAACTGCTCTACACTTTGCTGTAGAACACAATCAATTTGGGATAGTGAAGAAGCTACTCCCTCAAGATAAGACAGAAGAAATGGCAGAACTACTGAGATATGACCGAGACATCTCTGGAAATACGCTGCTACACTTGGCCATCATCAATGGAGGGGATCCAGAG CTTGTAGAATATCTTTTACCATTTGTAAATGTGAAAGCCATTAATAATGAAGGGTTTAGAGCAATTGACAAAGCTGCTCCTGCAACTTTTACCAAGATCACAGGGATTTTAAAAGAGGTCGGAGGATCTCGAAGTTTTATAGAAAATTCTAGACCTTTGAATTCAATGGAATTCAAACAAGAGAGCACTATAGCTGAAAAACTCTTGGATGTGGACACACTGGTGGCATCACTCATTGCCACGGTTACATTTGCAGCCATTTTTACTGTGCCAGGTGGAATTGACGAGGACGATAGTGGAACTGCCCCCACACCTAGCGCCGCTGCCCCTACACATACTGGAGTTGCTCGAATGGTATTGCAAACCCTTTTTAAAGTGTTTTTGTTCTCTGATAGCCTTGCTATGTTTTCCTCCCTCTCAGTTGTTATTGCCTGGTTATTTCGAGAACGGTTGCAAACAAAGCTTTTTGCAGACCATTCATTATTGCCCAAGTTATCAGTTTTGAGCTTGGGGACTTCTATAATCTCTACGGGGCTTGCATTCTTGAGTGCAACCATCCTAGTTACAATTCCCCGAAATTCTAAAAAAATGAACGATCATTATGAATATGAATTGTTGTTATGGGGTGAGATATTGACAGCTTTTTCTGCACCAGCACTTTCGCTCATTTTGCTTTCAATTTTGTGGGCTATTGAGTATAATTTCAAAGCTACAGTGGAAATCCAAGCCCGACTTAAGAAGCAAATCAAAGAAACCCTCATCTATATAATTCCACCTCTTGCTATTGTATTGGGAATTATTATTGGCTACGGATATAACTATTTTTCTACCAGTTGA